The proteins below come from a single Solea senegalensis isolate Sse05_10M linkage group LG2, IFAPA_SoseM_1, whole genome shotgun sequence genomic window:
- the LOC122759214 gene encoding ubiquitin-protein ligase E3A isoform X1, which produces MNSDEKEDCECAPPQAETSPAGGYDREYEEPEIENPEASRMKRAAAKHLIERYYHQLTEGCGNESCSNSWCASSVGFSRMDNNTAAVKALELYKVNAKLCDPHPSKKGTASTYLESSAHSNSACSNRKMNDKDVHSVRDNFKDVNYLTEEKVYEILDICGEKEDYSPLIRVIGRVFSSAEGLVQSFRRSKPHTKEELKSLQGKDEDKDEDEKEAAACSAVAMEDDSPAASSSRIGEGPSGENDVQKLAPDEVSVDIEAVRRIYERLLSNDKIEAAFLNALVYLSPNIECDLTYHNVYSRDPNYLNLFVIVMENSNLHSPEYLEIALPQFCKAMSKLPLAAQAKLARLWSHYSAEQIRRMVETFQQLITYKVIFMEFNSRNLVNDDDAVVGATKCLKIVYYANVLGGDLDMEHNEEEDEEPIPESSELTLQELLGEERRNKKGPRVDPLETELGIRTNDCRRPLIPFEEFVNEPLNEVLEMDKDYTFFKVETENKFSFMTCPFILNAVTKNLGLYYDNRIRMYSERRITVLYSLVQGQQLNPYLRLKVRRDHIIDDALVRLEMIAMENPADLKKQLYVEFEGEQGVDEGGVSKEFFQLVVEEIFNPDIGMFTYDERTKLFWFNPSSFENEGQYTLIGIVLGLAIYNNCILDVHFPMVVYRKLMGKKGTFRDLADANPVLYQSLKELLEYEGSVEEDMMITFQISQTDLFGNPLMYDLRENGDKIPVTNENRKDFVAQYAEYMLNKSVEKQFKAFRRGFHMVTNESPLKYLFRPEEIELLICGSRNLDFLALEETTEYDGGYNRHSRIIKEFWETLHSFGEEQKRLFLQFTTGTDRAPVGGLGKLKMIIAKNGPDTDRLPTSHTCFNVLLLPEYSSKEKLRERLLKAITYAKGFGML; this is translated from the exons ATGAATTCCGACGAGAAGGAGGACTGTGAGTGTGCGCCACCACAGGCCGAGACCAGCCCCGCAGGAGGATACGATAG AGAATACGAGGAGCCTGAAATAGAAAACCCAGAAGCAAGCCGAAT GAAGCGAGCAGCTGCCAAACATCTTATAGAGCGCTATTACCACCAGTTAACGGAGGGCTGTGGGAATGAGTCATGCTCGAACTCATGGTGTGCCTCGTCGGTTGGATTCAGCCGCATGGATAACAACACAGCGGCAGTCAAGGCCCTGGAGCTCTACAAAGTCAACGCAAAGCTATGCGACCCCCACCCCTCGAAGAAAGGCACGGCATCGACCTACCTGGAGAGCAGCGCTCACAGCAACTCAGCCTGCAGCAACAGGAAGATGAATGACAAAGATGTCCACTCTGTAAGGGACAACTTCAAAG ATGTAAATTATCTGACAGAGGAGAAAGTGTATGAGATCCTGGACATCTGTGGAGAGAAGGAGGACTATTCACCTCTCATCAGGGTAATAGGTCGAGTGTTCTCAAGTGCTGAGGGCCTGGTGCAGAGCTTTCGCAGGTCTAAACCTCACACCAAGGAGGAGCTTAAGTCCCTCCAAGGTAAGGATGAGGACAAGGACGAGGATGAAAAGGAGGCTGCTGCTTGTTCTGCCGTAGCTATGGAGGATGACTCCCCCGCTGCCTCCTCATCAAGGATCGGCGAAGGTCCCTCAGGGGAAAACGACGTCCAAAAGCTGGCGCCAGATGAAGTATCAGTAGACATCGAAGCTGTGCGCCGCATATATGAACGCCTGCTGTCCAATGATAAGATCGAAGCAGCCTTCCTGAATGCACTGGTCTACCTCTCACCAAACATAGAGTGTGACCTGACATACCACAACGTGTATTCACGAGACCCAAACTACCTGAACCTGTTTGTTATAGTGATGGAAAACAGCAACCTGCACAGCCCAGAATACCTGGAGATCGCACTCCCACAGTTCTGCAAGGCCATGAGCAAACTCCCACTGGCAGCTCAGGCCAAACTGGCCCGCTTGTGGTCCCACTACAGCGCTGAGCAGATCCGGCGCATGGTGGAGACCTTCCAGCAACTTATCACCTACAAGGTGATCTTTATGGAGTTTAACAGCCGCAACCTGGTCAACGATGATGATGCAGTGGTGGGGGCCACCAAATGCTTGAAGATCGTCTACTATGCAAATGTGCTGGGTGGCGACCTCGACATGGAGCAcaatgaggaagaggacgaggagccGATCCCAGAGTCCAGTGAGCTCACTctacaggagctgctgggcgAAGAGCGGCGGAACAAAAAGGGCCCACGGGTGGACCCACTGGAGACGGAGTTGGGGATCCGCACCAACGATTGCCGACGGCCACTTATTCCCTTTGAGGAGTTTGTCAATGAGCCTTTGAATGAGGTGCTGGAGATGGACAAGGACTACACTTTCTTTAAGGTTGAAACTGAAAACAAGTTCTCCTTCATGACCTGCCCCTTCATCCTTAACGCAGTCACCAAGAACCTTGGTCTATACTATGATAACCGCATCCGCATGTACAGTGAGCGCCGTATTACTGTGCTTTACAGTTTGGTACAGGGTCAGCAGCTCAACCCCTACCTGCGGCTCAAAGTGCGCAGAGACCACATCATTGATGATGCTCTGGTCAGG CTGGAAATGATAGCAATGGAAAATCCTGCAGACTTGAAGAAACAGCTGTATGTGGAGTTTGAAGGAGAGCAAGGTGTTGATGAAGGAGGGGTTTCCAAAGAATTTTTTCAGCTCGTGGTGGAGGAAATCTTCAACCCAGATAttg GCATGTTCACATACGATGAGCGCACCAAATTGTTTTGGTTCAACCCGTCATCTTTTGAAAATGAGGGCCAGTACACTCTGATTGGCATTGTTCTTGGTCTGGCCATTTATAACAACTGTATCCTGGATGTCCACTTTCCAATGGTGGTCTACAGGAAGCTCATGGGCAAGAAAGGAACTTTCAGGGACCTTGCTGATGCCAATCCG GTTCTGTACCAGAGTCTGAAGGAGCTGCTGGAGTACGAGGGCAGCGTAGAGGAGGACATGATGATCACTTTCCAGATTTCCCAGACAGACTTGTTTGGGAACCCACTCATGTATGATTTAAGGGAAAATGGAGACAAGATTCCAGTcacaaatgaaaatagaaaG GACTTTGTGGCTCAGTATGCTGAATACATGCTGAATAAAAGTGTGGAGAAGCAGTTCAAAGCATTCAGGAGAGGCTTCCACATGGTCACCAACGAGTCACCGCTCAAATACCTGTTTAGACCTGAAGAAATCGAGCTGCTCATCTGTGGAAGCAGG AACCTGGACTTCCTAGCACTTGAAGAAACAACAGAATATGATGGCGGTTACAACAGACATTCTCGAATTATCAA GGAGTTTTGGGAGACATTACATTCGTTTGGTGAGGAGCAGAAGCGTCTCTTCCTGCAGTTCACCACTGGCACTGACAGAGCACCTGTGGGTGGATTGGGCAAGCTGAAGATGATCATTGCCAAGAACGGACCTGACACAGACAG GTTACCGACGTCTCACACTTGCTTTAACGTACTACTGCTGCCCGAGTACAGCAGCAAGGAGAAGCTGCGAGAGAGACTGCTGAAAGCCATCACCTATGCCAAAGGGTTTGGCATGCTCTGA
- the LOC122765117 gene encoding sodium/potassium-transporting ATPase subunit beta-233-like — MPANKEDGGWKKFFWNSETRELLGRTGGSWFKIFIFYLVFYGCLAGIFIGTIQALLLTISNYKPTWQDRVAPPGLSHTPRSEKSEMAFDPRDPETYLPYTKALKNFMSKYDEEGQKDQMKFEDCGEHPAEYKNRGDLEMDVGVRKACRFPRTLLGPCSGLEDTEFGFKEGKPCVIVKLNRIVNFFPRAPSTNDSIPEEAQPKVQPNLIPIYCTNKREEDAGKIGEIKYYGIGEGFPLQYYPYYGKLLHPQYLQPLVALQFTNLTRNMELRIECKVFGDNIDYSEKDRYQGRFDIKFQVNGL; from the exons ATGCCTGCAAATAAAGAAGATGGCGGATGGAAGAAGTTCTTTTGGAACTCGGAGACCAGGGAACTGCTCGGTCGTACCGGTGGAAGTTGGT TCAAAATTTTCATCTTCTATCTCGTTTTCTATGGCTGCTTGGCTGGCATCTTCATCGGCACCATCCAGGCCCTGCTGCTCACCATAAGCAATTACAAGCCTACCTGGCAGGACAGAGTCGCACCCCCTG gcCTTTCACACACCCCACGGTCAGAAAAATCTGAAATGGCCTTTGACCCCAGAGACCCTGAGACCTACCTGCCCTACACCAAGGCATTGAAGAATTTCATGTCAAAGTATGATGAGGAAGGCCAGAAAGACCAGATGAAATTTGAGGACTGTGGAG AGCACCCTGCTGAATACAAGAACCGAGGCGACCTGGAAATGGATGTGGGTGTCAGGAAGGCCTGCCGTTTCCCCAGGACCCTGCTGGGACCCTGCTCCGGCCTCGAGGACACCGAGTTTGGCTTCAAGGAAGGCAAGCCCTGCGTAATCGTGAAACTCAACAGGATCGTGAACTTCTTTCCAAGG GCTCCTAGCACAAATGATAGCATCCCTGAAGAGGCACAACCCAAGGTGCAGCCCAATCTGATCCCCATCTATTGCACCAACAAG agagaggaggatgcCGGTAAAATCGGAGAAATCAAGTACTATGGCATCGGCGAGGGCTTCCCTCTACAGTATTACCCTTACTACGGGAAGCTTTTGCACCCTCAGTACTTGCAGCCACTGGTGGCTCTGCAGTTCACCAACCTGACCCGAAACATGGAACTACGCATCGAGTGCAAAGTGTTCGGAGACAACATTGACTACAGCGAAAAGGACCGCTACCAGGGACGCTTTGACATCAAGTTCCAGGTCAATGGTTTATGA
- the LOC122759214 gene encoding ubiquitin-protein ligase E3A isoform X2, translating to MKRAAAKHLIERYYHQLTEGCGNESCSNSWCASSVGFSRMDNNTAAVKALELYKVNAKLCDPHPSKKGTASTYLESSAHSNSACSNRKMNDKDVHSVRDNFKDVNYLTEEKVYEILDICGEKEDYSPLIRVIGRVFSSAEGLVQSFRRSKPHTKEELKSLQGKDEDKDEDEKEAAACSAVAMEDDSPAASSSRIGEGPSGENDVQKLAPDEVSVDIEAVRRIYERLLSNDKIEAAFLNALVYLSPNIECDLTYHNVYSRDPNYLNLFVIVMENSNLHSPEYLEIALPQFCKAMSKLPLAAQAKLARLWSHYSAEQIRRMVETFQQLITYKVIFMEFNSRNLVNDDDAVVGATKCLKIVYYANVLGGDLDMEHNEEEDEEPIPESSELTLQELLGEERRNKKGPRVDPLETELGIRTNDCRRPLIPFEEFVNEPLNEVLEMDKDYTFFKVETENKFSFMTCPFILNAVTKNLGLYYDNRIRMYSERRITVLYSLVQGQQLNPYLRLKVRRDHIIDDALVRLEMIAMENPADLKKQLYVEFEGEQGVDEGGVSKEFFQLVVEEIFNPDIGMFTYDERTKLFWFNPSSFENEGQYTLIGIVLGLAIYNNCILDVHFPMVVYRKLMGKKGTFRDLADANPVLYQSLKELLEYEGSVEEDMMITFQISQTDLFGNPLMYDLRENGDKIPVTNENRKDFVAQYAEYMLNKSVEKQFKAFRRGFHMVTNESPLKYLFRPEEIELLICGSRNLDFLALEETTEYDGGYNRHSRIIKEFWETLHSFGEEQKRLFLQFTTGTDRAPVGGLGKLKMIIAKNGPDTDRLPTSHTCFNVLLLPEYSSKEKLRERLLKAITYAKGFGML from the exons AT GAAGCGAGCAGCTGCCAAACATCTTATAGAGCGCTATTACCACCAGTTAACGGAGGGCTGTGGGAATGAGTCATGCTCGAACTCATGGTGTGCCTCGTCGGTTGGATTCAGCCGCATGGATAACAACACAGCGGCAGTCAAGGCCCTGGAGCTCTACAAAGTCAACGCAAAGCTATGCGACCCCCACCCCTCGAAGAAAGGCACGGCATCGACCTACCTGGAGAGCAGCGCTCACAGCAACTCAGCCTGCAGCAACAGGAAGATGAATGACAAAGATGTCCACTCTGTAAGGGACAACTTCAAAG ATGTAAATTATCTGACAGAGGAGAAAGTGTATGAGATCCTGGACATCTGTGGAGAGAAGGAGGACTATTCACCTCTCATCAGGGTAATAGGTCGAGTGTTCTCAAGTGCTGAGGGCCTGGTGCAGAGCTTTCGCAGGTCTAAACCTCACACCAAGGAGGAGCTTAAGTCCCTCCAAGGTAAGGATGAGGACAAGGACGAGGATGAAAAGGAGGCTGCTGCTTGTTCTGCCGTAGCTATGGAGGATGACTCCCCCGCTGCCTCCTCATCAAGGATCGGCGAAGGTCCCTCAGGGGAAAACGACGTCCAAAAGCTGGCGCCAGATGAAGTATCAGTAGACATCGAAGCTGTGCGCCGCATATATGAACGCCTGCTGTCCAATGATAAGATCGAAGCAGCCTTCCTGAATGCACTGGTCTACCTCTCACCAAACATAGAGTGTGACCTGACATACCACAACGTGTATTCACGAGACCCAAACTACCTGAACCTGTTTGTTATAGTGATGGAAAACAGCAACCTGCACAGCCCAGAATACCTGGAGATCGCACTCCCACAGTTCTGCAAGGCCATGAGCAAACTCCCACTGGCAGCTCAGGCCAAACTGGCCCGCTTGTGGTCCCACTACAGCGCTGAGCAGATCCGGCGCATGGTGGAGACCTTCCAGCAACTTATCACCTACAAGGTGATCTTTATGGAGTTTAACAGCCGCAACCTGGTCAACGATGATGATGCAGTGGTGGGGGCCACCAAATGCTTGAAGATCGTCTACTATGCAAATGTGCTGGGTGGCGACCTCGACATGGAGCAcaatgaggaagaggacgaggagccGATCCCAGAGTCCAGTGAGCTCACTctacaggagctgctgggcgAAGAGCGGCGGAACAAAAAGGGCCCACGGGTGGACCCACTGGAGACGGAGTTGGGGATCCGCACCAACGATTGCCGACGGCCACTTATTCCCTTTGAGGAGTTTGTCAATGAGCCTTTGAATGAGGTGCTGGAGATGGACAAGGACTACACTTTCTTTAAGGTTGAAACTGAAAACAAGTTCTCCTTCATGACCTGCCCCTTCATCCTTAACGCAGTCACCAAGAACCTTGGTCTATACTATGATAACCGCATCCGCATGTACAGTGAGCGCCGTATTACTGTGCTTTACAGTTTGGTACAGGGTCAGCAGCTCAACCCCTACCTGCGGCTCAAAGTGCGCAGAGACCACATCATTGATGATGCTCTGGTCAGG CTGGAAATGATAGCAATGGAAAATCCTGCAGACTTGAAGAAACAGCTGTATGTGGAGTTTGAAGGAGAGCAAGGTGTTGATGAAGGAGGGGTTTCCAAAGAATTTTTTCAGCTCGTGGTGGAGGAAATCTTCAACCCAGATAttg GCATGTTCACATACGATGAGCGCACCAAATTGTTTTGGTTCAACCCGTCATCTTTTGAAAATGAGGGCCAGTACACTCTGATTGGCATTGTTCTTGGTCTGGCCATTTATAACAACTGTATCCTGGATGTCCACTTTCCAATGGTGGTCTACAGGAAGCTCATGGGCAAGAAAGGAACTTTCAGGGACCTTGCTGATGCCAATCCG GTTCTGTACCAGAGTCTGAAGGAGCTGCTGGAGTACGAGGGCAGCGTAGAGGAGGACATGATGATCACTTTCCAGATTTCCCAGACAGACTTGTTTGGGAACCCACTCATGTATGATTTAAGGGAAAATGGAGACAAGATTCCAGTcacaaatgaaaatagaaaG GACTTTGTGGCTCAGTATGCTGAATACATGCTGAATAAAAGTGTGGAGAAGCAGTTCAAAGCATTCAGGAGAGGCTTCCACATGGTCACCAACGAGTCACCGCTCAAATACCTGTTTAGACCTGAAGAAATCGAGCTGCTCATCTGTGGAAGCAGG AACCTGGACTTCCTAGCACTTGAAGAAACAACAGAATATGATGGCGGTTACAACAGACATTCTCGAATTATCAA GGAGTTTTGGGAGACATTACATTCGTTTGGTGAGGAGCAGAAGCGTCTCTTCCTGCAGTTCACCACTGGCACTGACAGAGCACCTGTGGGTGGATTGGGCAAGCTGAAGATGATCATTGCCAAGAACGGACCTGACACAGACAG GTTACCGACGTCTCACACTTGCTTTAACGTACTACTGCTGCCCGAGTACAGCAGCAAGGAGAAGCTGCGAGAGAGACTGCTGAAAGCCATCACCTATGCCAAAGGGTTTGGCATGCTCTGA
- the LOC122759228 gene encoding cyclic nucleotide-gated channel cone photoreceptor subunit alpha-like, giving the protein MSHMMHSRKSSVGPAESSSCSQRTEGNMRSKNSNGLLAQQNKNNCNNNDGKKDEKKDEKKDEKKDVKKDDKKDDKKDDKKDDKKKEEPKEVWIMDPATDMYYYWLATISIPVFYNLMFLVARACFNELQYKNSTLWTVLDYISDALYAADTFVRARTGFLEQGLLVRDSKVLKDKYIKTRQFKFDVLSLLPTDLAFIKLGVNNPEWRFNRLFRFGRLFEFFDRTETRTNFPNIFRIANLVLYIIIIIHWNACLYFAFSKVLGFGSDTWVYPDIKNREHARLARQYIYCFYWSTLTLTTIGETPPPVRDVEYFFVVVDFLTGVLIFATIVGNVGAMISNMNAGRVEFQAKIDSIKQYMHFRKVTKDLEARVVKWFDYLWTEDKTCDEKQVLKNLPDKLKAEIAINVHLETLKKVRIFQDCEAGLLVELVLKLQPQVFSPGDYICKKGDIGREMYIIKEGKLAVVADDGVTQFVVLSDGAYFGEISILGIKGSKAGNRRTANIRSVGYSDLFALSKDDLMEALTEYPDAKYALEEKGRAILMKDNLIDESLVTAADAKDLEDKVNHVESSMEIMSSKLKKLTEQYESSQRKLKQRLANLSNQVRTMRVDE; this is encoded by the exons ATGTCCCACATGATGCATTCGAGGAAAAGCAGCGTTGGTCCTGCAGAGTCCAGCTCCTGCAGCCAGAGGACAGAGGGCAACATGAGGAGCAAGAACAG TAACGGCTTGTTGGctcaacaaaacaagaacaactgCAACAACAATGATGG aaaaaaagatgaaaaaaaggaTGAGAAAAAAGACGAGAAGAAGGATGTGAAGAAGGATGACAAGAAGGATGACAAGAAAGATGACAAGAAGGATGACAAGAAAAAGGAAGAGCC AAAGGAAGTGTGGATCATGGACCCTGCCACAGATATGTACTACTACTGGCTGGCCACAATATCCATCCCAGTGTTCTACAACCTCATGTTCCTGGTGGCCAG GGCTTGTTTTAATGAACTGCAATATAAAAACTCCACACTATGGACCGTTTTGGACTACATTTCAGATGCCCTGTACGCCGCTGACACTTTTGTGAGAGCCAGAACAG GTTTTCTAGAGCAAGGACTGCTGGTAAGGGACTCAAAGGTCCTGAaagacaaatacattaaaacacgTCAATTCAAATTTGACGTCTTATCTCTTCTCCCCACTGATCTTGCATTCATTAAACTTGGAGTCAACAACCCAGAATGGAGGTTCAACCGCCTCTTTAGGTTTGGCCGACTCTTTGAGTTCTTCGATCGCACTGAAACTCGGACCAATTTCCCTAACATATTCCGAATTGCTAACCTTGTtctttacatcatcatcatcatccactgGAATGCTTGCCTCTACTTCGCCTTCTCCAAGGTGCTCGGCTTTGGCTCGGACACCTGGGTGTATCCAGACATCAAGAACCGCGAGCACGCTCGTCTGGCCAGGCAGTACATCTACTGCTTTTACTGGTCCACTCTTACCCTGACCACTATTGGAGAGACGCCTCCCCCTGTTAGAGATGTTGAATACTTTTTTGTGGTCGTCGACTTCCTCACTGGTGTTCTGATCTTTGCCACCATTGTGGGAAATGTTGGTGCTATGATTTCCAACATGAACGCTGGACGTGTTGAGTTCCAGGCTAAGATTGACTCCATTAAACAGTACATGCACTTTCGGAAGGTCACCAAGGACCTGGAGGCAAGGGTGGTGAAGTGGTTTGACTATCTGTGGACCGAGGACAAAACCTGTGACGAGAAGCAGGTATTGAAGAACCTGCCAGACAAACTAAAAGCTGAGATAGCCATCAATGTCCACCTGGAGACGCTGAAAAAAGTGCGCATCTTTCAAGACTGTGAAGCGGGTTTGCTTGTTGAGTTGGTCCTCAAGCTTCAGCCTCAAGTTTTCAGTCCTGGTGACTACATCTGCAAGAAAGGAGATATTGGCAGGGAAATGTACATCATCAAAGAAGGAAAACTGGCTGTTGTCGCAGACGATGGGGTCACCCAGTTTGTGGTTCTCAGTGACGGGGCATACTTTGGTGAAATCAGTATCCTGGGAATCAAGGGCAGTAAGGCAGGAAACCGAAGAACAGCCAACATCCGGAGTGTTGGCTATTCTGATTTGTTTGCCCTGTCCAAAGACGACCTGATGGAGGCGCTCACCGAGTATCCCGATGCAAAATATGCACTAGAAGAAAAGGGAAGGGCCATCCTGATGAAAGATAATCTCATAGATGAGTCACTGgtcactgctgctgatgccAAAGACTTGGAGGACAAAGTCAACCACGTTGAATCCAGCATGGAAATCATGTCAAGCAAATTAAAAAAGCTCACAGAACAGTACGAATCTTCTCAGCGTAAACTTAAGCAGCGTCTCGCGAATCTATCAAACCAGGTCCGAACCATGAGAGTAGATGAGTAA